One window of Cervus elaphus chromosome 2, mCerEla1.1, whole genome shotgun sequence genomic DNA carries:
- the LOC122676005 gene encoding small VCP/p97-interacting protein: MGLCFPCPTEAAPPSPDLEEKRAKLAEAAERRQKEAASRGILNVQSVEEKRKKKEKLEKEMATSGPPPEGGLRWTVS, translated from the exons ATGGGGCTGTGTTTTCCCTGTCCCACCGAGGCCGCGCCTCCCTCGCCGGACCTG gaagaaaaaagagcGAAACTTGCAGAGGCTgcagagaggagacagaaggag GCTGCATCTCGGGGTATTCTGAATGTTCAGTcagtggaagaaaagagaaagaaaaaggaaaaactagaaaaagaaatggctaCATCTGGACCCCCACCGGAAGGTGGACTTAGG tgGACAGTTTCATAA
- the CCDC179 gene encoding coiled-coil domain-containing protein 179: MCLRCRGDDPVQVNPENSSWRHPAEVTERQTTAKRIEHMRNLWKQKRKFNKRFARPAPVPEPGLLWT; this comes from the exons ATGTGCCTGCGCTGTAGGGGGGACGACCCTGTCCAGGTCAACCCC GAAAACTCGAGCTGGCGACATCCTGCAGAAGTCACTGAAAGGCAg ACCACAGCTAAACGTATTGAGCATATGAGAAACCTatggaaacagaagaggaaatttaATAAACGGTTTGCAAGGCCTGCGCCTGTTCCAGAACCAGGACTCCTA TGGACATAA